The genome window ACCTGAAATATCTTCCAGCCTGGCCCTCACCTCTTGAACCCCTTTTTCATGCAACAGTTTTTTTTCTTCCGCCTCTTTTTGCTTTTGGGCAAGTTCCCGATCTTTTCTCAGGGTTTCCTCTTCCTTTTTTCCCAACTGGAACATTTTCCTCTCCAGATTTTCCTCTTTCTGAATCAGTTTTCTTTCTAATTGGGTCATCTCATTTCTTCTACCCTGAATTTCCTTTTCCAAATCGGTCCGAAGCTGAAGAAACTGTGTTTTGGTTTCCAAAACGGCCTCGGTTCTTTTATTTTCAAATGTTTTCTGAATTTCCTCAAGCTTTCTATTAAGCTCGGCCGTCTTCCCCTGCAGAACCGCTTGAGCCGTTCTGTTTTTGGATAACCAGCCCAGGCCGAAACCCAATACGACAGATAACCCTGTAATCAAACCTATTTCAGGCGATACTAACATAATATTGGACCTCCTATATTGATAGAGAGATCATACAAAGACATTGGCATATCCATGCTGAAAAAATTCCCTATGATTTAAAAAGAAAAATTTTTGTCTACTAGAAGGAAGTTTGGCAAGACTTGATAAAAGCGATGGAAGAGTGAAAACGGGAATGGATTAATTCATCTGCAACCCGAATCCCTTAAAAAAAAGACTCCCGTTTCCTGAACCGAATTGATAACGGAACCACAAAAAAAATCTTTCATTTTCAAAAAAACTTTCATTTTCACTCTTTTATTTTTCACCAAGTCCGTTAAAATTTCCTTTCAAGGTGGAGATTCATACTCAGGGGCCCGTGCGGTTTCACTTCGTGAAATCCTCCAATGCCCCCGAACCCCGTGTTCCGCACCGGCTAAGCCGGTTGCTTCACTTTCAACGTTTCAATCCGCAAAAAAACCCCCGCTTTTGCGGTTGCGACAGAAAACTTGGACCCGGTTTCCCAGGTGGGAGTATCATTGAAAATTTAAGGCTTTCCGGATTTACCGGACATGCACACCATTTTCAGGTCTTACCCCCTAAGTTTTAAACGTTGGGACACAATTTTCTGCCCGCTGACCAACAAAGCAGGGGCTTCTCTTATTTACACTAGCACTCGGAAAAAAAAATTTCAAGAGAAAGTTTGGAAAAGCCAGTTGCTTCACTCTACTTTCCGACCCAATTTTCTCTTTCTGATATCCTATTTATTCTGCAAGGATTTTTTAAACCACACCCGGTTTCTGCCGCTCTCCTTTGCTCCATATAGCGCGTCATCCGCCTCTTTAATAAGCCCTTGGACGGTGTTAGCGTCATCCCTGAATGAGGCTACGCCTAGACTGACGGTCAAGTTTCCTCCAGGTTGGGTCTCCTTTAAGGGGAATGGAGATTTCTCAACACCCTTTCTAATCCTTTCCGCAAGCTGAACAACTGTGTCTTTATCCGTTTCCACAGAGATGACGACAAACTCTTCTCCACCATATCTGGCCACCGTATCGGAATGTCTTACCTCTTTTTTGATCACTTCGGCCATCATTCTCAAAACTTCATCCCCTCCCTGGTGCCCGTGGGTGTCATTGTAATGTTTAAAATAATCGATGTCTAACAGGATGATCGACCCAAGACCAGCGATAGACTTCGCACCCACTTATTAATCATGTCATTGCGAGCACCGAAGGGTGCGTGGCAATCTTATCGTAAAGTCTTGAGATTGCTTCACTTTGTTCGCAATGACAGCTTTCTAACTCTGTTCTTTCACCCAATCTCTTGATAAAAAATCTGTGGTTATAGAGTCCTGTGAGACCATCCGTAATCGCCATCATTTTGGTCTTTTGATAGAGCTTTATATTTTCCAACGCGATACCCACCTGCTGCGCCACAGTCGTCATGAGTTCAAGATCTTCCTGATTAAAAACCCCGGGCTTATCCTTAAATGCGCAGATGAGGCCAGTCATCGCCTTTCGGGAATGAAAAGGAACAGCGATAACACTCTTTATATTAGGGCTCCATTTATCTTTTTGTATGACATCGCCACACTGATTCAGATCGGCTACCAGCCGTGCCTTTCCCGATGCGGCGACCCCGCCATAAAGCCCCTCGCCTACCTTGTATCTTATATTTCTAATCTCGGAATCGGAAAAATCGGTAAAGGACGCGATATAAAGGTCCTCCCTTTTATCGTCCAGGAGCATGACCACAACCCTCTGGATGTCGAGGCTGCTGCTGATCTTAACGACAATCTCTTTTAGAAGTTCTTCTGCCTCAAAAGTGGTTGATATAATCCTGCTGACATTGTACAGGGTAAAAAGCTCCCGTATCCTCCGCTCCAATTCACGCTTGGAATGATCCAGGGAGGCGGCCATGAGATTAAAACCCTCTGCAAGCTCTTCTATTTCATCTCCCGTCTTGATGAAAACGCGATGGTCAAGTCTTCCG of Nitrospirota bacterium contains these proteins:
- a CDS encoding GGDEF domain-containing protein; translated protein: MGAKSIAGLGSIILLDIDYFKHYNDTHGHQGGDEVLRMMAEVIKKEVRHSDTVARYGGEEFVVISVETDKDTVVQLAERIRKGVEKSPFPLKETQPGGNLTVSLGVASFRDDANTVQGLIKEADDALYGAKESGRNRVWFKKSLQNK
- a CDS encoding GAF domain-containing protein, which produces MKIGINRKIISAFFAVLLLYVMVVGAVFLVINDIYKLNRELDVNIRKERLTGDLQIRVNKLLAPVNGYLLTGDAKERDKFDLLINKTSRIFKELKDFKENKEWDLLVERVAGEAINFGNAAVEILFIEHPVGNKKANGLMTALNLKADALTKEVDQFHNLAEADVEKMRAVVEKKIQSIQTVSMIILGLMLLSVVPLSFYIKRFVTGPLQKLYDGAKIFGSGRLDHRVFIKTGDEIEELAEGFNLMAASLDHSKRELERRIRELFTLYNVSRIISTTFEAEELLKEIVVKISSSLDIQRVVVMLLDDKREDLYIASFTDFSDSEIRNIRYKVGEGLYGGVAASGKARLVADLNQCGDVIQKDKWSPNIKSVIAVPFHSRKAMTGLICAFKDKPGVFNQEDLELMTTVAQQVGIALENIKLYQKTKMMAITDGLTGLYNHRFFIKRLGERTELESCHCEQSEAISRLYDKIATHPSVLAMT